The Vitis vinifera cultivar Pinot Noir 40024 chromosome 12, ASM3070453v1 genome has a segment encoding these proteins:
- the LOC100253339 gene encoding QWRF motif-containing protein 3, translated as MTMDKEGDSVAPKPRKQKSREVSSRFLSPSSTSSLVDAATPSLNQALSPVRRKTVSSANTRKHRSLEDSGLARGLWPSLSPSATSSSSSSLPSSSNSKLDTLADHLGNERLQDLLERKDTERSLKNGASLFYRQRSCSEFNRFEDEKESLKENHRPSIGGSMRYTGKFRFPGKSSSSSSSSSSKYSSPSSSVVPGRSSVDEKALSRKAFQRKFDSFSDGLDSESDRSNDFGSSVSSRKSGIEVSSKYLNDASTKPRRWPSDSNININPASTDNNSPRLKKFTIQNAIKRANSLTGYGRAASQWALSPGRAGSQPMTVENKGIPMSFSSLKPPTSPSRTKGVGNFLSLGLELFKSKKSSPSTGSSLAGNTETVHQFRLLHNRLLQWRFVNARADSVNQNITNQTQSNLIYALDSLTQLQHSVVQKKLQLARENLEMKLNFILHSQIRPLEAWGDMERQHLSAVSVTKDCLNSVVCRVPLIEGAEVNSQSASLALCHALDLAASIKSMLATFSSSAGNTFSLLWELAEVVAQEKSHLEECFELLRLISSLEIQEWSLKCTVIQLNLWQHQEEIVS; from the exons ATGACCATGGACAAAGAAGGAGACTCAGTAGCTCCAAAACCCCGAAAGCAAAAATCTCGAGAAGTGAGCTCTCGGTTCCTCTCTCCCTCTTCAACATCTTCTCTGGTCGACGCCGCAACCCCATCTCTGAATCAAGCTCTATCTCCCGTCCGGCGAAAGACTGTGTCATCTGCCAACACCCGGAAGCATAGGAGCCTCGAAGACTCTGGATTGGCTCGGGGACTTTGGCCTTCATTGAGCCCTAGTgctacttcttcttcttcttcttctctgcCGTCATCTTCTAATAGTAAACTAGACACTCTTGCTGATCATCTGGGAAATGAGAGACTGCAAGACCTTCTCGAGCGCAAAGACACCGAAAGGTCGTTGAAAAATGGTGCTTCTTTGTTTTACAGGCAAAGGAGTTGCAGTGAGTTCAATAGGTTTGAGGACGAAAAGGAAAGCCTGAAAGAGAATCATAGGCCAAGCATTGGAGGGTCTATGAGATACACCGGAAAGTTTCGGTTTCCGGGCAAatcctcatcatcatcttcttcttcttcttccaagtaTTCGTCTCCTTCTTCCAGTGTAGTTCCTGGACGGTCTTCCGTCGATGAAAAAGCTCTTAGCCGGAAAGCATTTCAGcgaaaatttgattctttttcaGATGGGCTCGATTCAGAGTCTGATCGGAGTAATGATTTTGGATCTTCAGTGAGCTCTAGAAAATCCGGCATTGAAGTTTCCTCCAAATATCTGAACGATGCCTCAACAAAGCCTAGAAGATGGCCCTCAGATTCAAACATCAATATCAATCCAGCATCAACCGATAATAACTCGCCGAGGTTGAAGAAGTTCACCATCCAAAATGCAATCAAGAGGGCGAATTCGCTGACGGGTTATGGCAGGGCAGCATCGCAGTGGGCTCTGTCGCCCGGGCGGGCTGGTTCCCAGCCCATGACAGTGGAGAATAAAGGAATACCCATGTCTTTTTCGAGTCTGAAGCCTCCTACCAGTCCTTCAAGAACCAAAGGTGTGGGGAATTTTCTCAGTTTGGGGCTCGAACTGTTCAAAAGCAAGAAATCTTCTCCCAGTACTGGTTCTTCTCTGGCTGGTAATACAGAGACAGTTCATCAGTTTCGGCTGCTCCACAATCGGTTGCTGCAATGGAGATTTGTGAATGCCAGAGCCGATTCTGTGAATCAAAACATAACCAACCAGACCCAG AGCAACTTAATATATGCTTTGGATAGTCTCACACAGTTGCAGCATTCTGTGGTACAAAAGAAATTGCAACTGGCCAGAGAAAATCTTGAAATGAAGCTCAACTTCATACTTCACTCTCAA ATTAGGCCACTGGAAGCTTGGGGAGATATGGAGAGGCAACACCTCTCAGCAGTTTCAGTGACTAAAGATTGCCTGAATTCTGTTGTTTGTAGGGTACCCCTGATTGAAGGGGCAGAG GTGAACTCACAATCAGCTTCCCTTGCACTTTGCCATGCCCTGGATCTCGCTGCGTCGATCAAGTCAATGCTGGCTACTTTCTCTTCCTCG GCTGGGAATACATTCTCATTGCTTTGGGAGTTGGCAGAGGTGGTGGCACAGGAGAAGTCCCATTTGGAGGAGTGCTTTGAGCTGCTGAGACTCATTTCTTCCCTGGAG ATTCAGGAATGGAGTCTAAAGTGTACTGTTATTCAGTTAAACTTATGGCAGCATCAGGAAGAGATTGTTTCATAA